Proteins encoded within one genomic window of Anopheles gambiae chromosome 3, idAnoGambNW_F1_1, whole genome shotgun sequence:
- the LOC1275641 gene encoding elongation of very long chain fatty acids protein AAEL008004: MASTNATTSSNYWDFLFTELADPRTNHWPLISSPVPGLTIIASYLYFVLNFGPKYMANRKPFQMQKTLVVYNFIQVLVSIYLFAEGLDGAWLRHYSWRCQPVDFNDNPAAMRVARGCYIYFLAKISELLDTVFFTLRKKDNQITFLHLYHHTVMPMISWGATKYYPGGHGTFIGVINSFVHIVMYTYYMMAAMGPQYQKYLWWKKYITNLQMIQFGMAFAHSAQLLWTDCGYPRWSVFFTLPNAIFFYMLFNDFYKKSYGSKKAQPTPVTATDSASAVKSIENNNSPKVASKEL, encoded by the exons ATGGCTTCCACAAATGCAACCACCTCGTCCAACTACTGGGACTTCCTGTTCACCGAGCTGGCCGATCCGCGGACGAACCACTGGCCGCTGATCTCGTCCCCGGTGCCCGGTCTCACCATCATTGCCAGCTACCTGTACTTTGTGCTCAACTTTGGTCCCAAGTATATGGCCAACCGGAAACCGTTCCAGATGCAGAAGACCCTGGTCGTGTACAACTTCATTCAGGTGCTAGTCAGCATATATCTGTTCGCGGAG GGTCTGGACGGTGCCTGGCTACGGCACTACAGCTGGAGATGTCAACCGGTGGACTTCAATGACAATCCCGCCGCTATGAGA GTCGCCCGTGGCTGCTACATCTACTTCCTGGCCAAAATCTCCGAGCTACTGGATACGGTGTTCTTCACGCTGCGGAAGAAAGACAACCAGATCACCTTCCTGCACCTGTACCACCACACCGTCATGCCGATGATCTCCTGGGGCGCTACCAAGTACTACCCCGGAGGACACGGTACATTCATCG GTGTGATCAACTCGTTCGTGCATATTGTGATGTACACCTACTACATGATGGCCGCCATGGGACCTCA GTACCAGAAGTACCTCTGGTGGAAGAAGTACATTACCAACCTGCAGATG ATCCAGTTCGGTATGGCATTCGCGCACTCCGCTCAGCTGCTCTGGACCGACTGTGGCTATCCGCGCTGGTCCGTCTTCTTCACCCTGCCGAACGCGATCTTCTTCTACATGCTGTTCAACGACTTCTACAAGAAATCGTACGGCTCGAAAAAAGCCCAGCCCACCCCAGTCACTGCCACCGATAGCGCCTCCGCCGTCAAGTCGATCGAAAACAATAACTCGCCAAAGGTTGCCAGCAAGGAGCTGTGA
- the LOC1275642 gene encoding elongation of very long chain fatty acids protein 4 — protein sequence MSNYVERMSVQYHNFSQGADPLIDSWPLMQTPTPILTISGLYLLFVLWIGPRWMEHRKPIELRRTLIVYNAAQVIISTAFCLTPFFTGLFGQYMSMSCGEPMTGISKDLQLSVWNGAWMYLLLKIIELLDTVFFVLRKKQNQVSFLHVYHHTIMVLFTWFYLKYIPGTQAAFIGVLNSFVHIFMYTYYLLAALGPQSPKEKKLWDQKYLFWKRHLTTLQLLQFGIMLCYFVLINSMQCQVPRALTYFFVSNITIFLFLFINFYRQAYRKRPATVKAD from the exons ATGAGTAACTACGTGGAAAGAATGTCGGTGCAGTACCACAATTTCTCGCAAGGGGCAG aTCCTCTTATCGACAGCTGGCCACTGATGCAGACGCCCACACCGATCCTCACAATCTCGGGCCTCTATCTACTGTTCGTCCTTTGGATCGGTCCCCGGTGGATGGAGCATCGGAAACCGATCGAGCTGCGGCGCACACTGATCGTGTACAATGCGGCCCAAGTCATCATCTCGACCGCGTTCTGTCTGACGCCATTCTTTACCGGCCTGTTTGGACAGTACATGTCGATGTCCTGCGGTGAACCAATGACTGGCATTAGCAAAGATCTCCAGCTGTCG GTATGGAACGGAGCTTGGATGTATCTGCTTCTCAAAATCATCGAGCTGCTTGATACCGTATTCTTCGTGCTGCGCAAGAAACAGAACCAGGTATCATTTCTGCACGTCTACCATCACACAATAATGGTCCTGTTTACGTGGTTCTATCTGAAGTACATTCCCG GTACGCAAGCAGCCTTTATCGGTGTGCTGAACTCGTTCGTACACATCTTCATGTACACGTACTACCTACTGGCGGCTCTCGGACCGCAGTCGCCCAAGGAGAAGAAGCTCTGGGACCAGAAGTACCTGTTCTGGAAGCGCCATCTGACGACACTGCAGCTCCTTCAGTTCGGCATTATGCTGTGCTATTTCGTGCTGATCAACAGCATGCAGTGTCAGGTGCCGCGTGCACTGACGTACTTTTTCGTCAGCAACATTACGAtctttctgtttctgttcATCAACTTCTACCGGCAGGCGTACAGGAAGCGGCCCGCTACTGTGAAGGCGGACTAA